From Paenibacillus polymyxa, the proteins below share one genomic window:
- the thiD gene encoding bifunctional hydroxymethylpyrimidine kinase/phosphomethylpyrimidine kinase codes for MRDVHVPRALTIAGSDSGGGAGIQADLKTFQELGVYGMSAITAITVQNTLGVHGVYPLPQEATAQQIEAVGSDLGVDALKTGMLFDAGIIRLVAEQIRKFGWEKVVVDPVMIAKGGAKLLQPEAVQALNDDLLPLALVVTPNIPEAEALTGISIRTMEGRREAARHISSRGPKFVVIKGGHDEESENSGQVIDLLFDGTAFTELGGKRVRTVHTHGTGCTFSAAITAELGKGVSVPEAIVNGRAFIQAAIEDTLYLGQGHGPTNHWAYRRRQEILQ; via the coding sequence ATGAGAGACGTGCATGTACCGAGAGCGCTGACGATTGCCGGTTCAGACAGTGGCGGCGGGGCTGGAATTCAAGCCGATCTCAAAACCTTTCAGGAGCTTGGCGTATACGGCATGTCAGCTATTACGGCCATAACGGTACAAAATACTTTGGGAGTTCACGGTGTATATCCGCTGCCACAGGAAGCAACAGCGCAACAGATCGAAGCTGTAGGATCAGATCTTGGAGTCGACGCCCTAAAGACTGGCATGCTATTTGATGCAGGCATCATCCGTCTTGTGGCCGAGCAGATCCGAAAGTTCGGCTGGGAAAAGGTTGTCGTCGATCCTGTAATGATTGCCAAAGGGGGTGCAAAGCTGCTGCAACCAGAAGCGGTGCAAGCTTTGAACGACGACCTGCTCCCCTTGGCACTGGTCGTCACACCAAATATCCCGGAAGCGGAGGCCTTAACCGGGATAAGCATTCGTACGATGGAAGGACGCCGCGAAGCTGCGAGACATATTAGCAGCCGGGGTCCCAAATTCGTTGTGATCAAGGGCGGCCACGATGAGGAGAGCGAAAACAGCGGTCAGGTCATTGACCTGCTCTTTGACGGAACAGCCTTCACAGAGCTGGGCGGCAAGCGGGTGCGAACTGTCCACACACACGGAACAGGATGTACGTTCTCAGCAGCGATTACCGCTGAATTAGGGAAAGGCGTGTCTGTACCGGAAGCTATTGTCAATGGAAGAGCCTTCATTCAGGCGGCGATTGAGGATACATTGTATCTGGGCCAGGGACACGGTCCAACCAATCATTGGGCCTACCGCCGTCGTCAGGAGATACTCCAATGA
- the thiM gene encoding hydroxyethylthiazole kinase: MMNIWEQSYSALLTKVQNSNPLVHNITNVVVTNFTANGLYALGASPVMAYAPEEVADMAKIAGAVVLNIGTLNRELVDAMILAGQSANAHGIPVLLDPVGAGATSFRTESALRILNEVNISLVRGNAAEIGNLIGEARKIKGVDAGDSADSSNVDLAVRAAQTLHTMVVITGKEDVITDGVEVRLIRGGDALLTKVTGTGCLLTSVLGAFAAVEPNLLLAGTTGLAFYGAAASRAAAHTAKLGPGSFQIAFLDELAKLHTGSLEGHVTIREAGTTTTGGAR, encoded by the coding sequence ATGATGAATATATGGGAACAAAGTTATTCGGCGCTCCTGACAAAGGTACAAAACAGCAACCCCCTCGTTCATAATATAACCAATGTGGTGGTCACCAACTTTACAGCCAACGGCCTATATGCACTAGGGGCTTCCCCGGTGATGGCTTATGCACCCGAGGAAGTAGCAGATATGGCCAAAATAGCGGGCGCCGTCGTGTTAAATATCGGTACGCTAAACCGTGAGCTAGTGGATGCCATGATCCTTGCTGGACAATCGGCGAATGCTCACGGTATTCCAGTTCTGTTAGATCCAGTCGGTGCGGGAGCAACTAGTTTTAGAACCGAGTCAGCACTGCGAATTCTAAACGAGGTTAACATCTCACTAGTACGGGGTAATGCAGCCGAAATCGGCAATCTTATCGGAGAAGCCCGAAAGATTAAGGGGGTAGATGCAGGCGACAGTGCTGACAGCAGTAATGTCGATCTGGCAGTTCGGGCTGCGCAAACGCTCCATACCATGGTTGTCATCACTGGAAAAGAGGACGTCATCACCGATGGGGTTGAAGTACGATTGATTAGGGGCGGAGACGCGCTGCTTACGAAGGTAACCGGAACAGGCTGCCTGCTGACCTCTGTGTTGGGTGCGTTTGCAGCAGTTGAACCCAACCTGCTGCTCGCAGGCACAACAGGTTTGGCATTTTACGGTGCAGCAGCTTCTCGAGCCGCAGCGCATACCGCAAAGCTGGGGCCGGGCAGCTTCCAGATTGCCTTTCTCGACGAGCTTGCCAAACTACATACTGGTTCGCTAGAGGGGCATGTCACGATCCGTGAAGCTGGAACAACTACAACAGGTGGTGCGCGATGA
- the tenA gene encoding thiaminase II, with amino-acid sequence MSFSQELRQQADGIFQAIYEHPFVRGIAEGNLTREQLIHYVKQDFEYLNAYMRIYGIAISKSTSREDMAVFNEQISFILNSEVHPHQNFCAIAGVTYEEMQGYPLAPSAHHYIRHMLTVAHEGSLGEIMAVLLPCPWTYLEIGRRLMDEVRPDESHPFYEWICFYGNQIEDVTFKYRERVDAWAKVATAAERERMIEHFMLSCQLEYMFWDMAYKQEQWPVQMHATVLE; translated from the coding sequence ATGAGTTTTTCGCAAGAGCTCCGTCAGCAGGCGGATGGCATTTTTCAAGCCATTTATGAGCATCCCTTTGTGAGAGGTATTGCTGAAGGAAATTTAACAAGGGAACAGCTGATTCACTATGTAAAACAAGACTTTGAATATTTGAACGCCTACATGCGGATTTACGGCATCGCGATCTCCAAAAGCACGAGCCGGGAGGATATGGCTGTATTTAACGAACAGATCTCTTTTATTCTCAACAGCGAGGTTCATCCGCATCAAAATTTTTGTGCTATCGCAGGTGTCACCTATGAAGAGATGCAGGGATATCCACTCGCTCCGTCCGCTCATCATTATATCCGCCATATGCTGACCGTCGCACATGAGGGTAGTCTTGGGGAAATCATGGCCGTGCTGCTACCATGTCCATGGACATATCTTGAAATTGGACGCAGGCTAATGGATGAGGTAAGACCGGACGAGTCTCATCCGTTCTATGAGTGGATTTGCTTCTATGGCAACCAGATTGAAGATGTAACCTTCAAATATCGAGAGCGTGTGGATGCTTGGGCGAAAGTCGCCACGGCTGCCGAGCGAGAGCGGATGATTGAGCATTTTATGCTAAGCTGCCAGCTGGAATATATGTTCTGGGATATGGCTTATAAGCAGGAGCAATGGCCCGTCCAAATGCACGCTACGGTCTTGGAATAA
- a CDS encoding NAD-dependent malic enzyme, which produces MEAFHVNRDGSLSTPLRGKDVLANPLLNKGVAFTEEERKELGLEGILPPTVLSLEKQSVRAYQQFLAQPTMLRKNASLNDLHNRNVVLYYRLLTDHLSEMLPVVYTPTVGTAIQEYSHEYNRPGGVYLSIDHPNGIGQAFYNSGLRSEDVDLIVVTDSESILGIGDWGVGGINIAIGKLAVYTAAAGIHPGRVLPIVLDVGTNNEKLLNDPLYIGNRHKRVRGEAYHQFIDTFISKTLTQFPKALLHWEDVGSVNARHIIGKYGQNILTFNDDIQGTGAVTLAAIVSAVGVTKIPLREQKILVFGPGAAGIGNADQIQSAMIEDGLPAEDSFRSFWAFDYRGLLTDDMEDVLDYQKPYVRKKEEISSWARSEDGKIPLLEVIRQVKPTILIGTSGVAGAFSEEIIKEMAKHVERPIIMPMSNPTNLAEAVPEDLIRWTDGKALIATGSPFEPVTYNGTKFEIGQANNAFVFPGLGLGAIVVKAKRITPSMFTAAADAVANAVDSNELGGALLPHIRKLRDVSFAVAVAVAKAAIQDQVAQAHLPDIEQAIRDAMWKPEYVRVKAVESVIQHPH; this is translated from the coding sequence ATGGAAGCATTTCATGTCAATCGTGATGGGTCATTATCTACTCCCTTACGAGGAAAGGACGTCCTAGCAAACCCTCTTTTGAACAAAGGGGTGGCATTTACAGAAGAAGAACGCAAAGAACTGGGCTTGGAAGGAATTCTTCCTCCCACTGTCCTTTCATTGGAAAAACAGAGCGTTCGGGCATATCAGCAATTCCTGGCACAACCCACCATGCTGCGTAAAAATGCTTCACTTAACGATCTTCATAACCGGAATGTCGTGCTTTACTATCGGCTGCTAACCGACCATTTGAGTGAAATGCTGCCCGTAGTCTACACACCGACTGTAGGAACCGCCATTCAAGAATACAGCCATGAGTACAACCGTCCCGGGGGCGTATATTTATCGATAGATCATCCGAACGGTATCGGACAGGCGTTCTATAATTCCGGCTTGCGTAGTGAGGATGTTGACCTGATCGTCGTGACGGATTCAGAAAGTATTTTGGGAATTGGTGACTGGGGGGTCGGGGGAATTAACATTGCTATTGGCAAACTTGCTGTATATACAGCTGCGGCAGGTATTCATCCCGGGCGGGTGCTGCCCATTGTACTGGATGTCGGCACGAATAACGAGAAGCTGCTGAATGATCCGCTATACATCGGAAACCGCCATAAACGAGTTCGCGGAGAAGCCTATCATCAATTTATTGATACCTTTATCAGCAAAACGTTAACACAATTCCCGAAAGCGCTTTTGCATTGGGAGGATGTGGGCAGCGTGAACGCACGCCACATTATAGGGAAATACGGTCAAAACATTCTCACCTTCAATGATGACATCCAGGGCACAGGAGCAGTCACATTAGCTGCGATTGTTTCGGCGGTAGGTGTCACCAAAATTCCGCTACGTGAACAAAAAATACTTGTCTTTGGTCCAGGGGCAGCAGGAATCGGTAACGCCGACCAAATACAGAGCGCTATGATCGAGGACGGGCTTCCTGCAGAAGATTCTTTCAGGTCGTTTTGGGCCTTTGATTATCGCGGGCTATTAACGGACGATATGGAAGATGTACTCGATTATCAGAAACCATATGTGCGTAAAAAGGAAGAAATCAGCTCATGGGCCCGATCGGAAGACGGCAAAATACCGTTGCTGGAGGTCATCCGTCAGGTAAAACCTACAATCTTGATTGGTACTTCCGGTGTGGCGGGTGCCTTTTCTGAAGAGATTATCAAGGAAATGGCAAAGCATGTGGAACGCCCGATCATTATGCCCATGTCCAATCCTACCAATCTGGCTGAAGCGGTACCCGAGGATTTGATACGATGGACTGATGGCAAAGCATTGATTGCTACGGGAAGTCCCTTTGAGCCCGTCACCTATAACGGTACGAAATTTGAAATTGGTCAGGCGAACAATGCCTTTGTTTTCCCGGGACTGGGTCTAGGCGCAATTGTGGTCAAGGCCAAACGAATCACCCCTTCCATGTTTACCGCAGCAGCTGATGCCGTTGCCAACGCCGTAGATTCGAATGAACTTGGCGGCGCACTGCTGCCCCATATTCGAAAATTACGTGATGTTTCGTTTGCGGTTGCGGTTGCGGTAGCAAAGGCCGCAATTCAGGATCAGGTAGCTCAGGCACACCTTCCAGATATTGAGCAAGCCATTCGGGATGCAATGTGGAAACCGGAATATGTGAGGGTCAAAGCCGTGGAAAGTGTAATCCAACACCCTCACTAA
- a CDS encoding glycosyltransferase — translation MQGPIAIFSDNNRAIDYPNVICFYQYIQCEDTEEASVYEGASCCLIDYREPGQAVRKANQIRSQFPQMPLLLVTDVTFPFSDQHMVQIIGVGRLRLLFWQANDTEEILSEIQSLLYPEYSTKSQHVAFILSVYNEEKRFVHVKTFAERLQAFIRSHIIEGSIYLIDDGSHDGTNALIKALEAATDLSVNRINQNLSPLLQTRELGRNTRKAGTYLEGMRTIGADYYVFVDADDSFFIEDIARMINVVQQGYYDVVIGTKDMTAENRSLLRSIVSFGKRVVSRPFLPTGVVDSQTGLKVMSSVAVKRMFPHLKEQLGLALDLEMMFIAKRLQLRVLQLPVKCIDRDGSHIHVWKDSIRFLRSIIEIWRLDRRVR, via the coding sequence GTGCAGGGACCTATAGCCATTTTTAGCGATAACAACAGGGCTATTGATTATCCCAATGTGATTTGTTTTTACCAATATATACAGTGCGAGGACACGGAGGAAGCTTCAGTCTACGAGGGCGCAAGTTGCTGCCTGATAGATTATAGGGAGCCGGGGCAAGCCGTGCGGAAAGCTAATCAGATCCGTAGCCAATTTCCGCAAATGCCATTGCTATTGGTGACGGATGTAACCTTTCCGTTCAGTGATCAGCATATGGTGCAGATTATCGGAGTAGGCCGATTGCGTCTGCTATTTTGGCAAGCCAATGATACCGAAGAAATACTTTCTGAAATACAAAGCTTGCTCTATCCCGAGTATTCGACTAAAAGCCAACATGTTGCATTCATCTTGTCTGTGTATAACGAAGAGAAACGTTTTGTTCATGTCAAAACCTTTGCTGAGCGACTGCAAGCCTTTATCCGCAGCCATATTATAGAGGGTTCGATTTATCTCATTGATGATGGTAGCCACGATGGCACGAATGCCTTGATTAAAGCGCTGGAGGCAGCAACGGACTTGTCCGTGAACCGGATTAACCAGAACTTGAGTCCACTGCTTCAAACAAGGGAATTGGGACGCAATACGCGCAAGGCAGGGACGTATCTGGAAGGAATGCGGACCATCGGTGCGGATTACTACGTATTTGTGGACGCGGACGATTCCTTTTTTATTGAGGATATTGCCAGAATGATCAATGTTGTTCAACAGGGCTACTATGATGTTGTGATTGGAACCAAAGATATGACCGCCGAGAATCGTTCTTTATTGCGATCTATCGTCAGCTTTGGCAAACGGGTCGTCTCTCGCCCCTTTTTACCAACCGGTGTAGTAGATTCCCAGACGGGTCTTAAAGTGATGAGCTCGGTTGCCGTGAAGCGGATGTTTCCACATTTGAAGGAACAACTCGGACTAGCGCTGGATCTGGAGATGATGTTCATTGCCAAGCGACTTCAGCTCCGTGTGCTGCAACTACCCGTCAAATGTATTGACCGAGATGGCTCGCACATTCATGTCTGGAAGGATTCCATTCGTTTTTTGCGCTCTATCATTGAGATTTGGCGACTGGATCGGCGGGTGAGATAA
- a CDS encoding glycosyltransferase family 4 protein produces MNTILEQDDKTVVLLLSWRDIRSPKSGGAEIFTHEMLKRSQQGRFQFIHFSPQFEGMPEHEVIDGVTYIRKGNIYSVIYYAMRYYRRHRQQIDYVINQANTHQFFTRFWVEASKRIFFIHQLTREIWYENARFPLNMIGFHMEPLMLKLARRDRTLTVSPSTRYDLLKLGFHPDRVHLLPEGIEFDHWPREQFLTKESNPTFMYAGRFVKYKGIDLVVEAFGRLKEKFPQAMLWIAGKTDKTYVTEQLLPIIERYGLTYGEPDEQGQSQADITFYGFVSAEYKLELMSRAHALVFPSLREGWGLTITEAAAVGTPSIVSNSPGLVDATDFGKSGYLCFHGDIRGLSEQMERAAEGGEDYMAIRERAYQYALRFHFDHTAAAFEQLMENWTEEAEQSGQSGHSLLHVQQ; encoded by the coding sequence ATGAATACCATACTAGAGCAGGACGATAAGACCGTAGTTCTATTGCTTTCCTGGCGTGACATTCGTTCTCCGAAAAGCGGGGGAGCAGAAATTTTCACCCATGAAATGCTGAAACGCTCACAGCAAGGTCGGTTTCAGTTCATTCATTTCTCACCTCAATTTGAGGGGATGCCTGAGCATGAAGTCATTGACGGTGTTACGTATATTCGAAAAGGAAACATATACAGTGTTATTTATTATGCGATGCGCTATTACCGTCGTCATCGGCAGCAGATTGACTATGTAATTAATCAAGCGAATACGCATCAGTTCTTTACCCGATTTTGGGTGGAGGCATCCAAGCGAATTTTTTTCATACATCAGCTAACAAGGGAAATATGGTATGAAAATGCCAGGTTCCCGCTAAATATGATTGGATTTCATATGGAGCCCCTCATGCTTAAGCTGGCACGGAGGGATCGGACGCTCACCGTATCCCCGTCTACCCGGTATGATCTGCTTAAGCTGGGCTTTCATCCGGATCGTGTTCATCTTTTACCGGAAGGCATTGAGTTTGATCATTGGCCGCGTGAACAATTTTTGACGAAGGAGTCTAACCCAACCTTCATGTATGCCGGACGCTTTGTTAAATATAAGGGCATTGATCTGGTCGTTGAAGCCTTTGGGCGGCTCAAGGAAAAGTTCCCCCAGGCTATGTTATGGATTGCCGGAAAAACCGATAAAACCTATGTGACAGAACAATTATTGCCGATTATAGAACGGTATGGATTGACATACGGAGAACCGGATGAACAGGGACAATCACAAGCCGATATTACCTTTTATGGATTTGTTTCAGCAGAGTATAAGCTGGAGCTGATGAGCCGTGCCCATGCGCTCGTATTCCCTTCCCTGCGTGAAGGCTGGGGATTGACGATTACCGAAGCGGCAGCGGTTGGAACTCCCAGCATTGTGAGCAATTCTCCTGGTCTGGTGGATGCGACGGATTTCGGAAAAAGCGGATATTTATGCTTTCACGGCGATATCCGAGGATTGTCTGAACAAATGGAAAGAGCGGCAGAGGGTGGCGAAGATTACATGGCCATCCGTGAGCGAGCGTACCAATATGCGCTAAGATTTCATTTTGATCATACAGCTGCCGCATTTGAGCAGTTGATGGAGAATTGGACAGAGGAGGCGGAACAGAGTGGACAAAGTGGTCATTCTCTTCTCCACGTACAACAATGA
- a CDS encoding glycosyltransferase family 2 protein, with protein MDKVVILFSTYNNERTIEPCLRSCMGQNYRDLHIVIADDGSSDRTVETIRMLSAGSSVPVTVLELPHGERGVARVKAVEEAKRLGAEYIFVLDSDMILAEHLIQQSIDFFDDYQDIGALVIPEEAYSEANNFFSKVKVFERNVINNAGETLGKRSIEAARFWRMSAYESTGGFNAEQIAFEEIQPTLRYIESGGVIRRAVFTRVYHDEKQVYLQDVLRKKAYYFSVMDRTMSSEEGGLRKALERWYFFRPVLYTWGNVKNYIRHPLLTGGMLWMYTCLTVIGVAAVLKGGTRHSGDLAKADKA; from the coding sequence GTGGACAAAGTGGTCATTCTCTTCTCCACGTACAACAATGAACGTACAATAGAGCCTTGTTTGCGAAGCTGTATGGGGCAAAATTACAGGGATCTGCATATTGTAATTGCCGATGATGGCTCCAGTGATCGGACGGTTGAGACGATTCGTATGCTGTCCGCAGGGAGCTCAGTACCCGTAACCGTATTAGAGCTTCCTCATGGAGAGCGGGGAGTTGCTAGAGTCAAAGCGGTTGAGGAAGCGAAGCGCTTAGGTGCCGAATACATATTTGTATTGGATTCCGATATGATTTTAGCCGAACATCTAATTCAGCAAAGCATCGACTTTTTTGACGATTATCAAGATATTGGCGCCTTGGTTATTCCAGAGGAGGCATATTCGGAAGCAAATAATTTTTTTTCCAAAGTGAAAGTTTTCGAGCGGAATGTCATTAACAACGCGGGAGAGACCTTGGGAAAACGCTCCATTGAAGCAGCACGCTTCTGGCGAATGAGCGCTTACGAATCAACAGGCGGATTTAATGCGGAGCAAATTGCTTTTGAAGAAATACAGCCAACCTTACGCTATATAGAGTCTGGCGGAGTCATTCGCCGGGCGGTTTTTACACGGGTATATCATGATGAAAAACAGGTATATTTGCAGGATGTATTACGTAAAAAAGCCTACTACTTCTCGGTGATGGATCGTACGATGTCATCTGAGGAGGGCGGATTGCGAAAGGCACTGGAACGTTGGTACTTCTTCCGTCCGGTGTTGTATACATGGGGAAATGTGAAAAACTACATCCGCCATCCGCTGCTAACGGGGGGGATGTTGTGGATGTACACCTGCCTGACTGTGATTGGGGTAGCCGCCGTGTTAAAGGGCGGCACCCGTCACTCAGGCGATCTCGCTAAGGCGGATAAGGCGTAA
- a CDS encoding response regulator: MTPQNILFVDDSPMVLSLLERTLTQETFTLHTAHTPKEALQVLEKHPIDVVVSDLLMPGLDGITFLRMIKKDYPHIVRIILSGHLHTQSILSAINQVGVFRFLTKPLELDDDTLKKILYEALDQARLNRTSLHADQNVATDLSVFINSILNAPYRPYVLLNEQDIVTAVHIALAELYPVGCSLRHPDGEGIQLTPHSLYLPYEEPESSDPDLYSLDTLTLGHSSLRLIRLSEIA, from the coding sequence ATGACACCCCAAAACATTCTATTTGTTGACGACAGTCCTATGGTGCTGTCCCTGCTAGAACGGACATTGACGCAAGAAACATTCACCTTACATACCGCTCACACGCCTAAAGAAGCCCTGCAAGTGCTGGAAAAGCACCCGATTGATGTGGTCGTCTCCGATCTGCTTATGCCTGGTTTGGACGGAATTACGTTCCTTCGTATGATTAAGAAGGATTATCCGCACATTGTACGCATCATTTTGTCTGGTCACCTGCATACGCAGTCCATTTTATCGGCCATTAATCAAGTCGGCGTGTTCCGTTTTTTGACGAAACCGCTGGAGCTGGATGATGATACGCTTAAAAAGATACTGTATGAGGCGCTTGATCAGGCTCGACTCAATCGAACAAGTCTTCATGCAGACCAGAACGTGGCAACTGACTTGTCGGTATTTATAAACAGTATTTTGAATGCTCCGTACCGACCGTATGTACTGCTGAATGAACAAGATATCGTAACCGCCGTACACATTGCACTTGCTGAGCTGTATCCTGTCGGCTGCTCACTGCGTCATCCTGATGGTGAAGGTATTCAGTTAACTCCGCATTCATTATATCTACCGTATGAGGAGCCGGAATCTTCCGATCCCGACCTGTACTCGTTGGATACACTAACCCTCGGACATTCATCGTTACGCCTTATCCGCCTTAGCGAGATCGCCTGA
- a CDS encoding HAMP domain-containing histidine kinase has protein sequence MKQWALLKPSWQKLILYLMVLCVTVFLAAVLQWFVMRQFSGHLAEIQNEQLQDEVQELSGSITEHYAAWQAELKELSSSLGREMLNQGTRQYAEGFKRESGSFYVLDEQYHVMVGRDNREMRNAVQQIKWLQNGCAVSSFVTEDHQPAQYIACRIQGAQTGGFMVRTVDAEILSGIVKSKPVNQHETLFYNGQFKIVASRSTSDINRTDITSVTRRLLEGNTGIVEDRGEKYGIGFSRIGEEALYISVKDISQDTPQRISSFRKQLWMVMALILIILWAMLIQFRKRIVKDAIVNNQVRDQRRDEDMRQQQDTYYLPLMQTIEQQLQELQEQTSRLTGGDDLKLLGFYQDLANRFEVSSSQGKGASHEELEYFRELNENFIQGRLRQESSLGELLTGVRSLRDELEEKMHDNSGISFTDMNEVLSESLKWANRSLNMKHIQVILRQEPVPSIAAQAPMLYKTIQGLLENAVQAMNQDGEQLEDQERSRTGLRSKRQSHMLKVSSRLEEAEIMIIIEDTGGGIDDKMRWSYFQPDYSQNAQEHTFSLYHMDAYLKTIGGRLKLRNTDQGLQAIVHLRR, from the coding sequence ATGAAGCAATGGGCTTTGTTGAAACCAAGTTGGCAAAAGCTGATCCTGTACCTGATGGTTTTGTGTGTGACAGTGTTCTTGGCCGCTGTGCTACAATGGTTCGTCATGCGGCAATTCAGCGGTCACTTGGCGGAAATTCAGAACGAGCAGCTCCAGGATGAGGTACAGGAACTGTCTGGCAGCATAACGGAGCATTATGCCGCATGGCAAGCTGAGCTAAAAGAGCTGTCGTCCAGTCTGGGCAGAGAGATGCTGAATCAGGGAACACGTCAATATGCTGAGGGGTTTAAGCGTGAGAGCGGGTCTTTTTATGTGCTGGATGAACAGTATCATGTGATGGTCGGACGTGACAATCGTGAGATGAGGAATGCGGTCCAGCAGATTAAATGGCTGCAAAATGGTTGTGCGGTCAGCTCTTTTGTGACTGAGGATCATCAGCCTGCCCAGTACATAGCGTGCAGGATTCAAGGGGCGCAGACGGGCGGTTTTATGGTGCGTACAGTTGACGCTGAAATACTTAGTGGAATTGTTAAAAGTAAGCCGGTGAATCAGCATGAGACTTTATTTTATAACGGTCAATTCAAGATCGTAGCTTCCCGAAGTACTTCGGATATCAACCGGACGGACATCACGAGTGTAACCCGTAGGCTGCTGGAGGGCAATACGGGTATCGTTGAAGATCGTGGAGAGAAATACGGAATAGGATTCAGCCGCATTGGGGAAGAGGCCCTTTACATATCGGTTAAGGATATCAGTCAGGACACCCCCCAGCGAATTAGCTCCTTTCGCAAACAGTTGTGGATGGTGATGGCTCTAATACTCATTATTTTGTGGGCCATGCTCATACAGTTCCGCAAACGGATTGTGAAAGATGCCATCGTGAACAATCAAGTGCGTGACCAGCGGCGGGATGAAGATATGCGACAGCAGCAGGACACGTATTATTTGCCGTTAATGCAGACGATTGAGCAACAGCTGCAAGAGCTGCAAGAACAGACTAGCCGTCTCACAGGCGGCGATGATTTAAAGCTGTTGGGATTTTATCAAGATCTAGCCAACCGCTTTGAAGTGTCTTCCAGTCAGGGAAAAGGAGCATCTCATGAGGAACTGGAGTATTTCCGCGAGCTGAATGAAAATTTCATTCAGGGTCGTCTCAGACAGGAATCCTCACTAGGAGAATTACTGACAGGCGTCCGTAGTTTGCGTGATGAGCTGGAAGAGAAAATGCATGATAATAGCGGAATTAGCTTCACCGATATGAATGAGGTATTGTCCGAATCGCTGAAATGGGCGAACCGTTCGCTGAATATGAAGCACATTCAAGTGATCTTGCGGCAAGAGCCAGTTCCATCCATTGCAGCACAAGCACCCATGCTGTACAAAACAATTCAGGGGCTGCTGGAAAATGCAGTGCAGGCCATGAACCAAGATGGAGAGCAGCTGGAGGATCAGGAACGGAGCCGAACGGGTCTGCGGTCCAAGCGGCAATCTCATATGCTTAAGGTTAGCTCACGGCTGGAAGAAGCTGAAATTATGATTATCATTGAAGACACAGGCGGCGGGATTGATGACAAGATGCGTTGGAGCTATTTCCAGCCGGACTATTCCCAAAACGCACAGGAGCATACGTTCAGCCTGTATCACATGGATGCATATCTGAAGACTATAGGTGGTCGCTTAAAGCTGCGTAACACTGATCAGGGATTGCAGGCCATCGTTCATTTGAGAAGATAG
- a CDS encoding response regulator transcription factor: MPIKILILEDQKSLADMIALHLQEEGYHTELIYDCKLAIPTLMHFKPDIIVTALMFSGKVESELISHIRQFTTVPMLVISNNTLLNIRIKALDDGADDFLCKPFSLRELNARIKALLRRSGSNMLTESRTITQKLKKVRVWVNDYRHSLLVDDQEIEVTHIEFSIIKEMSSNPGKVFTRSELMDRVKGGDGAYLDRTIDVHISSLRKKIERDPKNPQHIRTVWGRGYKYEM; the protein is encoded by the coding sequence ATGCCTATAAAAATACTCATCCTTGAAGATCAAAAAAGTTTGGCTGATATGATTGCTCTTCATCTTCAGGAGGAAGGCTATCATACCGAACTAATCTATGATTGTAAACTCGCAATTCCTACATTAATGCACTTTAAGCCGGACATTATTGTGACCGCTCTAATGTTTTCCGGTAAAGTCGAATCTGAGCTAATCAGTCACATCCGTCAATTCACCACGGTTCCTATGCTCGTCATCTCTAATAACACCCTGCTGAATATAAGAATAAAGGCTTTGGATGACGGAGCGGATGACTTTTTATGCAAACCTTTCAGTCTGAGGGAGCTAAATGCCCGCATCAAAGCCTTGCTGCGCCGCAGTGGTAGCAACATGCTCACTGAATCACGAACGATAACCCAAAAGCTTAAAAAGGTAAGAGTTTGGGTGAATGATTACCGTCATAGCCTGTTGGTCGATGACCAGGAAATCGAAGTTACTCACATCGAATTTTCTATTATAAAAGAGATGTCCAGCAATCCAGGGAAAGTCTTTACCCGTAGCGAGCTGATGGATCGGGTCAAAGGCGGAGATGGCGCTTATCTGGACCGTACCATCGACGTACATATCTCCAGCCTCCGCAAAAAAATTGAGCGTGATCCTAAAAATCCTCAGCATATCCGTACCGTTTGGGGCAGAGGCTACAAATACGAGATGTAG